One Williamsia sp. DF01-3 genomic region harbors:
- a CDS encoding glycosyltransferase family 2 protein, with protein sequence MTAPVSISVVVCAYTLDRLEQLTAAITSARTQLHDSDDLIVVIDHNDELFEQITPLVSEQLRVVPNDHAQGLSGARNTGVAASTKDIVIFIDDDAVCRSGSLEALRSRFQAPNVHAIGGAVHPTWEGGTAPPWFPPEFGWVVGCDYTGLPDHGAAIRNPIGAAMACRRQSLLRAGGFDSELGRVGTLPAGCEETAMGIAIRREIAGATIVRDVDFAVDHFVPRSRQTRKYFTSRCLHEGRSKAVLAGIAGTEASLSSEKAYVLHTLTRAVAAGIAATGRGDAAAPSRLVMLFAGLLVTAWGMISGRLLQTPRSSRRRSDGTTTLAPTRTAVREGELVSAVIPSIGRDTLADTVRALLSQDYSPLEVIVVDNSPHTGRVQKVLQNVRDERLTIVAQPTKGVSAARNAGIAHARGTLIAFTDDDANPMPDWIGALMATFVADHTNTVHAVTGRVIGIDMDTIEQQWFEKAGVFDKGETPLVWTTGTSPLAGTLGQAPDSSVFFPYTCGEVGSGNNVCLHRTAIDLVGGFDEVLGAGTPTRGGEDLDMFRRILEAGCTIIYQPKAVVGHHHRPDMQALSDQMFGYGVGMSAVLTKLAVTGALIPVLQRIPAGGRYLLHNDSDRNAHRPESMPRSLVWTELRGYIAGPAAYAQSSIATVIRKRRGAPRA encoded by the coding sequence ATGACGGCCCCTGTGTCGATTTCTGTTGTCGTGTGCGCCTACACACTGGATCGACTGGAGCAGCTGACTGCGGCCATCACCAGCGCACGAACCCAACTCCACGACTCCGACGACCTCATTGTGGTCATCGATCACAATGATGAGCTGTTCGAGCAGATCACCCCGCTAGTTTCCGAACAGCTTCGCGTCGTGCCAAACGACCACGCCCAAGGACTATCGGGTGCACGCAACACCGGGGTAGCGGCATCAACAAAGGACATCGTCATTTTCATCGACGACGACGCGGTCTGTCGTAGCGGCTCACTCGAGGCGCTTCGATCGCGGTTCCAAGCACCGAACGTGCATGCAATCGGTGGGGCCGTCCACCCAACGTGGGAGGGCGGAACGGCACCACCATGGTTCCCTCCGGAGTTCGGGTGGGTAGTGGGTTGCGACTACACCGGCCTGCCTGACCACGGCGCCGCCATTCGTAATCCCATCGGAGCAGCCATGGCCTGCCGTCGACAGTCGTTGCTGCGCGCCGGCGGGTTCGACAGCGAACTCGGACGGGTAGGAACGTTGCCCGCCGGGTGCGAGGAAACCGCCATGGGAATCGCCATCCGACGCGAGATAGCCGGGGCGACCATCGTGCGTGACGTCGACTTCGCCGTCGATCACTTTGTTCCCCGTAGCCGCCAAACCCGTAAGTATTTCACCAGCAGATGCCTCCACGAAGGCAGATCCAAAGCGGTACTGGCTGGGATCGCAGGAACCGAAGCAAGTCTGTCGTCAGAGAAGGCGTACGTGTTGCACACGCTGACCCGAGCCGTAGCTGCTGGCATTGCCGCCACGGGACGGGGAGACGCAGCAGCTCCCAGCCGCCTCGTCATGCTGTTCGCGGGGCTCCTTGTTACCGCCTGGGGCATGATCAGTGGCCGGCTCCTGCAGACGCCCCGTTCCAGTCGTCGCCGTTCCGACGGCACCACGACCCTCGCCCCCACCCGGACTGCCGTTCGCGAGGGCGAGCTGGTGTCGGCCGTCATCCCCTCTATTGGCCGCGACACTCTGGCCGACACTGTTCGAGCCCTACTGTCACAGGATTACAGTCCCCTCGAGGTGATCGTGGTCGACAACAGCCCTCACACCGGCCGCGTCCAGAAGGTCCTCCAGAATGTCCGCGATGAACGACTGACCATCGTCGCCCAACCCACCAAAGGGGTGTCTGCAGCACGCAATGCCGGCATCGCCCATGCCCGCGGGACACTCATCGCCTTCACCGATGATGACGCCAACCCGATGCCGGACTGGATTGGCGCTCTGATGGCCACCTTCGTCGCAGATCACACCAACACGGTGCACGCTGTCACCGGGCGAGTAATTGGCATCGACATGGACACCATCGAACAGCAGTGGTTCGAGAAGGCCGGCGTGTTCGACAAAGGGGAGACACCACTGGTGTGGACCACCGGCACGAGTCCTCTGGCCGGAACCCTCGGCCAGGCCCCCGACAGCAGTGTGTTCTTTCCGTACACCTGTGGCGAAGTCGGCAGCGGCAACAACGTCTGTCTCCATCGGACCGCCATCGACCTCGTCGGCGGCTTTGACGAAGTACTGGGCGCCGGCACGCCAACCCGTGGCGGTGAAGACCTCGACATGTTCCGACGCATTCTGGAAGCCGGTTGCACCATCATCTACCAGCCGAAAGCTGTTGTTGGTCACCACCATCGGCCCGATATGCAAGCGTTGAGCGACCAAATGTTCGGCTATGGGGTCGGAATGTCAGCAGTACTAACAAAATTAGCTGTCACAGGAGCCCTAATCCCTGTCCTCCAACGCATCCCCGCAGGCGGTCGATACCTGCTACACAACGATTCTGACCGCAACGCCCACCGCCCAGAGTCCATGCCCCGGTCGTTGGTATGGACCGAACTTCGTGGCTACATCGCAGGCCCAGCCGCCTACGCGCAGTCCTCGATCGCCACGGTGATCCGTAAACGTCGGGGCGCCCCACGTGCATAG